GCGCTGGTGCCAACCGTGTGCCTGTGGACCAGTTGAATGCCGGTGACATCGGTTGTACCGTGAAGATGAAGGACGTGAAGACGGGTAATACCCTGAACGGAAAGGGTGCCGAGTGGCGCTTCGATTTCATCAAGTATCCTAACCCTAAGTATTCCCGTGCCATCAAGGCAGCCAATGCTCAGGATACTGAGAAACTGATGGCTGCCCTCATCAAGATGCGCCAGGAAGACCCAACATGGGTGGTTGACCAGAGCAAGGAGCTGCGCCAGGTTATCGTGCGCGGACAGGGTGAGTTCCACCTCCGCACCTTGAAGTGGCGCCTTGAGAACAACGAGAAGCTCAATGTTACCTTCGAGGAGCCTCGCATCCCATATCGTGAGACTATTACAAAGAAGGCTCGTGCCGACTACCGTCATAAGAAGCAGAGTGGTGGTGCAGGTCAGTTTGGTGAGGTTCACCTCATCGTTGAGCCATACGCAGAGGGTATGCCAGACCCTACATCATTCACCTTCAACGGCCAGGAGTTCAAGATGAACATCAAGAGCCGCGAGGAAGTTTCACTGGAGTGGGGTGGCAAGCTGGTATTCCTCAACTCAGTGGTAGGTGGTGCCATCGATGCACGCTTCATGCCTGCCATCCAGAAGGGTATCATGGATTGTATGGAGCACGGACCTCTTACAGGTTCTTATGCCCGCGACGTTCGCGTCATCGTATATGATGGCAAGATGCACCCGGTAGACAGCAACGAGTTGTCGTTCATGCTGGCAGCCCGCCGTGCCTTCAGCGACGCCTTCAAGCAGGCAGGTCCTAAGATTCTGGAGCCTATCTACGATTTGGAGGTTTATGTACCTGCCGACTATATGGGTGATGTGATGAGCGACCTTCAGGGACGCCGTGCCCTCATCATGGGTATGGATTCTGAGGCTGGTTACCAGAAGCTCAGTGCCAAGATTCCTCTGAAGGAGCTGGCTAACTATTCCATCTCTCTGAGCTCGCTTACGGGTGGTAGAGCTTCGTTCACTACCAAGTTTGCCAGCTACGAGTTGGTTCCTTCCGACATTCAGAGCAAGCTGATTGCCGACCATGAGGCCGAGCTGGCTAAGGAAGCAGAATAGAAGAATTATCTCTCTTATATAAATTAAAATTTTATGTTGATATGACCAATAGAGGGGGCGTGCATGTGATATGTACGCTCCCTTACTTGTTTTTCTGAAATTCAAATTCTAAATACGGAGCTACCAATGTTGCTTTTAGTTAAAAACAATTAATATCGAATAAATAATTAACTATTTTGTGTTAACCAATTAAGATTTTTCTTATCTTTGCGCCCATGAAGAAGAAAACGATTTGGACCATAGCCATTATCATGGGCTTTTCGTTCCTCGCGCTGCTATTCCTGCAGCTCAGTTACATCCAAGAGATGGTCAACATGAAGAAGGAACAGTTTGACGAGTCCGTCAACAGAGCCCTATATCAGGCTTCAAGAAACTTGGAGCTGAATGAGACCCTGCGCTATCTTGAAAAAGACGTTAATGAGGCGGAGCGCAAGGCCAACAGGAAAGATTCGGTGGGAACACGGAGCGGCCAGCCGGCAGATGGAACCGTACAGCATTCTCATCAGTATTCTGTGGTGGGCAAGGACGGCACGGTGTATTCATCCTTCGAGTTGAAGACCATCGCCACCAATCCTGCCAACAAGCCGAAGGCGATGATTCTCAGAAGCGACAGGAATTCGCTCAGCGAAACGCAGAAGTCGCTGCAGGAGATAGTGAAGAACCGCTATGTGTATCAGAAAGCTTTGCTCGACGAGGTGGTGTATTCCATCCTCTACTCGGCATCCGACAAGCCTCTGAAGGAGCGAATCAACTTCAAGCAGCTTGATCAGGACCTCAAGGCAGAGATGATGAACAACGGCATCAACATCCCTTATCACTTCACGGTGACAACGCAGGATGGACGAGAGGTGTACCGCTGCCCAGATTTTAGCGACGAGGGCGAGGAGTACAGCTATTCGCAGGTGCTCTTCAGAAACGACCCGCAGTCGAAGATGGGCGTCGTGAAGGTCCACTTCCCTGATATGAACAGCTACATTTTCTCCAGTGTGCGCTTCATGATTCCTAGCATCATCTTCACGCTGGTGCTGCTCATCACCTTCATCTTCACCATCGTGGTCATCTTCCGTCAGAAGAGGTACACGGAAATCAAGAACGATTTCATCAACAACATGACCCACGAGCTGAAGACGCCTATCGCCAGCATCAGTCTGGCAGCACAGATGCTCAACGACCCGTCTGTCTCCAAGAGCGAGCAGATGCAGAAACATCTGGGTGGCGTCATTGACGACGAGTCGAAGCGACTCCGATTCCTGGTAGAGAAGGTGCTGCAGATGAGTATGTTCGACCGCAAGAAGGCGGTGTTCAAGAAGAAGGAGCTCGATCTCAACGAAATCGTAGAAAACGCAGCCCATTCGTTCTCACTCCGTGTGGAGCATACGGGCGGCAAGATTTATGTGGATATCGAGGCGATAGATTCCACCCTCTTCGTTGACGAGGTGCATTTCCAGAATGTAATCTTCAATCTGATGGACAATGCCGTGAAGTATCGCAAGCCGGATGAGCCGCTGTTCATCACGATGAAGACCTGGAATGATGAACATCATCTCTATCTGTCCATCAACGATACGGGCATGGGAATGAAGAAGGAGAACCTGAAGAAGATATTCGACAAGTTCTATCGCGTTCATACCGGCAATGTGCATGACGTGAAGGGCTTCGGCCTCGGTCTTGCCTACGTTAAGAAGGTAGTGGATCTGCATGATGGCGAAATCAAGGTAGAAAGCGAGTTGGGCAAGGGCACCACCTTCACCATCAAGCTGCCTGTGATTCATGATTAATTCATGATTAATTCATGCCAAATCAGCATTCGATATTTAAAAATTCAACAATAATAAAAAGAATATTAACAAATTAAATAGATTAAGATATGGAAGAGACAGTAAAGATCCTGCTTTGCGAGGATGATGAAAACTTGGGTATGTTGCTCCGTGAGTATTTGTTGACCAAGGGTTTTGATACAACATTGTGCCCTGACGGTGAGGCAGGCTTCAAGGAGTTTTCCAAGAATAAGTTTGATATTGCCGTGCTCGACGTGATGATGCCAAAGAAGGATGGTTTCACCCTGGCACAGGAAATCCGCCAGCAGAATGTAGATATGCCAATCGTATTCCTCACAGCCAAGACTCTGAAGGAAGATATCCTCGAGGGTTTCAAGATTGGTGCAGATGATTATATCACCAAGCCATTCTCTATGGAGGAGCTGGTGTTCCGTGTAGAGGCAATCCTTCGCCGTGTACGCGGCAAGAAGTCTAAGGAGTCAACCATGTATCACATCGGTAAGTTCACCTTCGATACACAGAAGCAGCTGCTTACCATCAATGGCGAGCAGACCAAGTTGACAACCAAGGAGAATGAGCTTCTCGCTCTTCTCTGCGCTCATGCCAACGAGATTCTTCAGCGTGATTTCGCCCTGAAGACCATCTGGATAGACGATAACTACTTCAATGCCCGCTCAATGGATGTATATATCACCAAGCTGCGCAAGCATCTGAAGGAAGACCCGCAGATAGAGATCATCAACATCCATGGCAAGGGCTATAAGCTCATCGTGCCAGATGCAGAATAATGCCTATATTATATAAGGTGTAAGAAGAAAAGGGATAAGTCGTCAGCCGACTTATCCCTTTTTCAGTGAATACACGAATCCTGCCACACCGGCAAGAACGAAGAATAATCCGGCGAAGAGCATGATGTTGCTCTTCATGGAAAAGGCGAAGCTGGCAGCAAGCAGCAAAACGCCCAGCACAATGAACGTCATGCCCATGGAAGGGATGACGCGGAGCGAATCTTTCAATTTTTTGTTCATAATTCCTACTATTTTCAAATATTTCCTGCAAAAATACAAAAAATATTTGGTTAATTCAAGAAAAAGTTGTAATTTTGCACCGCAATTCGTGAAATAGAGGTGTTTTCGCACACATTTCGTCGTTTTGCAAGAGAATTTTAATATTAATATTTAATCATTTACAAAGTAGTATGAATCAATACGAAACCGTTTTCATTTTGACTCCCGTTTTGTCTGATGAACAGATGAAGGAAACGGTCGCTAAGTTCGAGAAGGTACTCACCGATAATGGTGCTGAGATTCTGAACAAGGAGGCTTGGGGTTTGAAGAAGTTGGCTTACAACATCGAGAAGAAGACATCAGGCTTCTACAGCTTGGTTGAGTTCAAGGCAGAGCCAACTGTTATCGCTAAACTCGAGACAGCTTTCCGCCGCGACGAGAAAGTAATTCGTTACATGACTGTTAAACTTGACAAGTATGCCGTTGCTTACGCAGAGAAGCGTCGTGCAAAGCTTGGTAAAAAAGAGGAGGCTTAATCATGGCAGATCAGAAATCAGAAATCCGTTATTTGACCGCTCCTTCTATCGACACAAAGAAGAAGAAGTATTGCCGTTTCAAGAAGAGCGGCATTAAGTACATCGACTATAAGGACCCAGAGTTCTTGAAGAAGTTCTTGAACGAGCAGGGTAAGATCCTTCCACGTCGTATCACAGGTACATCTTTGAAGTATCAGCGCCGCGTGGCACAGGCTGTTAAGCGTGCTCGCCAGATCGCTTTGCTTCCTTACGTAACCGATTTGATGAAGTAATTTAAGGAGGAGAAGAAGAAATGGAAATTATTTTGAAGCAAGATATTATCGGTCTTGGATACAAGAACGATATCGTAAATGTAAAGAGTGGTTATGGTCGTAACTTCCTTATCCCTACAGGTAAGGCTGTTATCGCTTCTCCAGCTGCTAAGAAGCAGTTGGCTGAGGACTTGAAGCAGCAGGCTCACAAGCTTGAGGCTATCAAGGCTGAGGCTGTTAAGAAGGGCGAGGCTCTCAATGGCATCGTTCTTACTATCGCTGCTAAGGTTAGTGCTACAGGTCAGCTCTACGGTTCTGTTAACGCTGCTACCGTTGCTGAGGAGCTCGCTAAGAAGGGCATCGAGGTTGATCGCAAGATCATCACTATGAAGGATGCTAAGAAGGTAGGCGAGTACGAGGCTACTGTACACTACCACAAGGAGGTTGAGGTTAAGGTTCCTGTTAACGTTGTTGCTGAGAACGCTCCTGTTGCAGCTCCTGCTGCTGAGGAGGCTCCAGTTGAGGCTCCTGCTACAGAGGAGGAGGCTCCAGCTGCTGAGTAATCCTTTAAGGATATAAAAATATCTCAAATCGACACAAGTACGATAATTTTCGCACTGTAAAGCAAATTAATATAAAGAATCCCTTTTGCCGCAAGGCATTAGGGATTTTTTTTGTGTTTTATGTGTGTTTGTATGTGTTTTATATGTGTTTTAAGTCCGATTCTCAGATTTTTGTTGTTTTTCTCACGTTTCTCAGTTTTTTATTGTACCTTTGCAAGCGAAATAAGAAAATGATTGTAGAAAAATAGAATATTAATAATAAACTAAAAAAAATAGGATAAAATGAAAGCATTTGTTTTCCCTGGACAGGGTTCTCAGTTCGTAGGTATGGGTAAGGACCTCTACGATAACAACGCATTGGCAAAAGAACTTTTTGATAAGGCCGACGAGATTCTCGGCTTCAAGATTACTGATATCATGTTCGCCGGTACCGACGAGCAGCTCAAGGAGACCAAGGTTACACAGCCTGCCGTGTTCCTTCACTCTGTTATCTCTGCCCTCTGCCTGGGCGAGGAGTTCAACCCAGCTATGGTGGCTGGTCACTCTCTCGGTGAGTTCTCAGCATTGGTTGCTGCCGGTGTTATGGCTTTCGAGGATGGCTTGAAGCTCGTTGCTGCGCGTGCCAACG
The Segatella copri DNA segment above includes these coding regions:
- the rpsF gene encoding 30S ribosomal protein S6, translating into MNQYETVFILTPVLSDEQMKETVAKFEKVLTDNGAEILNKEAWGLKKLAYNIEKKTSGFYSLVEFKAEPTVIAKLETAFRRDEKVIRYMTVKLDKYAVAYAEKRRAKLGKKEEA
- a CDS encoding sensor histidine kinase, whose amino-acid sequence is MKKKTIWTIAIIMGFSFLALLFLQLSYIQEMVNMKKEQFDESVNRALYQASRNLELNETLRYLEKDVNEAERKANRKDSVGTRSGQPADGTVQHSHQYSVVGKDGTVYSSFELKTIATNPANKPKAMILRSDRNSLSETQKSLQEIVKNRYVYQKALLDEVVYSILYSASDKPLKERINFKQLDQDLKAEMMNNGINIPYHFTVTTQDGREVYRCPDFSDEGEEYSYSQVLFRNDPQSKMGVVKVHFPDMNSYIFSSVRFMIPSIIFTLVLLITFIFTIVVIFRQKRYTEIKNDFINNMTHELKTPIASISLAAQMLNDPSVSKSEQMQKHLGGVIDDESKRLRFLVEKVLQMSMFDRKKAVFKKKELDLNEIVENAAHSFSLRVEHTGGKIYVDIEAIDSTLFVDEVHFQNVIFNLMDNAVKYRKPDEPLFITMKTWNDEHHLYLSINDTGMGMKKENLKKIFDKFYRVHTGNVHDVKGFGLGLAYVKKVVDLHDGEIKVESELGKGTTFTIKLPVIHD
- the rplI gene encoding 50S ribosomal protein L9, which translates into the protein MEIILKQDIIGLGYKNDIVNVKSGYGRNFLIPTGKAVIASPAAKKQLAEDLKQQAHKLEAIKAEAVKKGEALNGIVLTIAAKVSATGQLYGSVNAATVAEELAKKGIEVDRKIITMKDAKKVGEYEATVHYHKEVEVKVPVNVVAENAPVAAPAAEEAPVEAPATEEEAPAAE
- the rpsR gene encoding 30S ribosomal protein S18, producing the protein MADQKSEIRYLTAPSIDTKKKKYCRFKKSGIKYIDYKDPEFLKKFLNEQGKILPRRITGTSLKYQRRVAQAVKRARQIALLPYVTDLMK
- a CDS encoding response regulator transcription factor, producing MEETVKILLCEDDENLGMLLREYLLTKGFDTTLCPDGEAGFKEFSKNKFDIAVLDVMMPKKDGFTLAQEIRQQNVDMPIVFLTAKTLKEDILEGFKIGADDYITKPFSMEELVFRVEAILRRVRGKKSKESTMYHIGKFTFDTQKQLLTINGEQTKLTTKENELLALLCAHANEILQRDFALKTIWIDDNYFNARSMDVYITKLRKHLKEDPQIEIINIHGKGYKLIVPDAE
- a CDS encoding elongation factor G, which translates into the protein MRVYQTNEIKNIALLGSAGSGKTTLAESMLFEAGVIKRRGSVEAKNTVSDYFPVELEYGYSVFPTVFHVEWNNKKLNIIDCPGSDDFVGGAITSLNVTDQAVILINGQYGPEVGTQNNFRYTEKLGKPVIFLVNQLDSDKCDFDNLIATMKDIYGPKCVQIQYPIETGPGFNALIDVLLMKKYSWKPEGGAPIIEDIPEEEMDKAMELHAALVEAAAENDEGLMEKFFESESLTEDELREGIRKGLVTRSIFPVFCVCAGKSMGVHRLMEFLGNVVPFVSEMPKLHNTRGEEIAPDTNGPESVYFFKTGLEPHIGEVSYFKVMSGSIKSGDDLTNADRGSKERIGQIYACAGANRVPVDQLNAGDIGCTVKMKDVKTGNTLNGKGAEWRFDFIKYPNPKYSRAIKAANAQDTEKLMAALIKMRQEDPTWVVDQSKELRQVIVRGQGEFHLRTLKWRLENNEKLNVTFEEPRIPYRETITKKARADYRHKKQSGGAGQFGEVHLIVEPYAEGMPDPTSFTFNGQEFKMNIKSREEVSLEWGGKLVFLNSVVGGAIDARFMPAIQKGIMDCMEHGPLTGSYARDVRVIVYDGKMHPVDSNELSFMLAARRAFSDAFKQAGPKILEPIYDLEVYVPADYMGDVMSDLQGRRALIMGMDSEAGYQKLSAKIPLKELANYSISLSSLTGGRASFTTKFASYELVPSDIQSKLIADHEAELAKEAE